A region from the Schistocerca serialis cubense isolate TAMUIC-IGC-003099 chromosome 1, iqSchSeri2.2, whole genome shotgun sequence genome encodes:
- the LOC126482677 gene encoding uncharacterized protein LOC126482677 — protein sequence MKKRKSSNNKSKPKKKCSTLKRATSRKASAVKRKTKNSSATKPRSQPKINRITVAGDGCKNRKRKHNNEKEREKSKRSRLPSHNASHHNSRCNLCSQPEPKATRGKSSTKKNGSNHYRGVIELPCKKSVFEKACNLRRTIESGDLLPASLQPLLNDSVANKYDINELVATVKESKSKWQETEKHMLELDRSIRAELCINKANPEKCLPLLDELNCLEIDALMLKQNPRLVHTVQKLCQFVGNRGVGNFTEEEKTKYLDSAAQIRNKSKALFQKCQKLFGIEGGQSFKKVFKEKVQEYQETKNSKFLRELCQRVNKGFKKNQSSRPLRKRVSGNTK from the coding sequence atgaagaagagaaaatcttccaataataaatcaaaaccaaagaaaaagtgTAGTACCCTTAAGAGGGCAACATCTAGGAAGGCTAGTGCTgtgaaaagaaaaacgaaaaattcATCTGCAACAAAGCCTCGTTCACAACCGAAGATCAATAGGATAACAGTAGCTGGAGATGGATGTAAAAACAGAAAAAGGAAACATAAtaatgagaaagagagagaaaagagcAAGCGGAGCAGGTTGCCCAGTCACAATGCTTCACACCACAACAGTCGCTGTAATTTGTGTTCACAGCCAGAGCCAAAGGCTACCAGAGGCAAGAGTTCAAcaaagaagaatggttcaaatcattatcGTGGTGTCATTGAGTTGCCCTGTAAAAAAAGTGTGTTTGAGAAGGCATGTAATCTGAGACGAACGATTGAATCAGGAGACCTTCTGCCTGCTAGCTTGCAGCCACTTCTTAATGACAGTGTAGCAAACAAATACGATATAAATGAGTTGGTTGCTACTGTAAAGGAAAGCAAATCTAAGTGGCAAGAAACTGAAAAGCATATGCTTGAGCTGGATCGTTCTATTAGAGCTGAGCTTTGCATCAATAAGGCAAATCCAGAGAAATGTTTGCCACTTCTTGATGAATTAAATTGTCTTGAGATCGATGCTCTAATGTTGAAACAGAATCCAAGATTAGTCCACACAGTGCAAAAGCTCTGTCAGTTTGTTGGGAACCGAGGAGTAGGTAACTTCACAGAAGAAGAGAAGACAAAATATCTAGATAGTGCTGCTCAGATTAGGAACAAGTCTAAAGCTTTGTTTCAAAAGTGTCAGAAGTTGTTTGGTATTGAAGGAGGTCAGTCATTTAAGAAAGTTTTTAAAGAGAAAGTTCAAGAATACCAGGAAACAAAGAACAGCAAATTTTTAAGGGAATTATGTCAAAGAGTTAATAAaggttttaaaaaaaatcagagttCAAGGCCCTTGAGAAAGAGGGTATCAGGTAACACAAAATAA